From Streptomyces sp. NBC_00775, one genomic window encodes:
- a CDS encoding peptidase domain-containing ABC transporter gives MKWQRFHTHQSGDTDCGPASVRTVLLRHGARVDAAILRESVGLGERGSNLLRLRDVLAGYGVDSALLRLDADQLGQALRVAGPAIVLLDEDGGSRHFVVVHEVTEGGDFVVSDPLLHRPMRIAAETLAAVFHGEALVTDRPAARRTPAARIRRPRAQQFLRQTVREHWGHLALILTTTAIVAGVALLNSLFVQMAVDRVMRDGSGRELALMSGEFIAVALSAAAVQYLRGRAVVALSQSLQRRLSESYLHKLLRLPAPYFKSRRAGDLVSRLDDVQEIQGLVTAAAVRAAIDIGVVLSIGIYLLAASPILFLVLLPPAAINLLSSFLLYPHIRNAAEEALQRDATLKSETLTILQGHSELIGYGKREFAFDRMARALRRRVASETRLGRLENLNSVIKAGNQGVFTIVVAWAGLTQMLSGSLTVGQVFGFLTMSGYFLGSMDSVASLQVTVQRTSAALGRYRDVVLQRDDARQELPESEAQTPLEPADLSVRSLRFSYEGSGRDALADCDLDVPHGTSVLLRGANGSGKSTLLALLAGTHSGYRGNITLGGAEVSRIRESELRRRVLYVPENPVLLTASLRENLTLGVPHDEADIIEACRVACFLEVLETLPEGLDEPVRDTGAGLSRGQIQRLSIARAVLHAPQVYLFDESFSGIDRETFTRVWGHLRTVKGTKIVVSHGHVQDVTFDLSHSID, from the coding sequence TTGAAGTGGCAGAGATTCCACACCCATCAGTCGGGGGACACCGACTGCGGTCCCGCATCCGTCCGCACGGTGCTGCTGCGGCACGGGGCTCGGGTCGACGCGGCGATCCTGCGTGAGTCCGTCGGACTGGGCGAACGCGGCTCGAACCTCCTCCGGCTCCGCGACGTCCTGGCCGGCTACGGCGTCGACAGCGCGCTTCTGCGACTGGACGCCGACCAGTTGGGGCAGGCCCTGCGCGTGGCGGGGCCGGCGATCGTCCTGCTGGACGAAGACGGGGGCTCTCGGCACTTCGTCGTCGTGCACGAGGTCACCGAAGGCGGTGACTTCGTCGTCAGCGACCCCTTGCTGCACCGTCCGATGCGCATCGCCGCCGAGACGCTGGCCGCGGTGTTCCACGGCGAGGCCCTGGTCACCGACCGGCCGGCCGCGCGACGGACGCCGGCCGCACGCATCCGTCGGCCGCGTGCGCAGCAGTTCCTCCGGCAGACGGTGCGTGAGCACTGGGGACATCTGGCCCTGATCCTCACGACGACCGCGATCGTCGCCGGGGTGGCCCTGCTGAACAGCCTGTTCGTGCAGATGGCGGTGGACCGCGTCATGCGGGACGGCTCCGGACGCGAACTCGCTCTCATGTCCGGCGAGTTCATCGCCGTGGCGCTGTCGGCCGCAGCGGTCCAGTATCTGCGGGGCCGCGCCGTCGTCGCGCTGAGCCAGTCGCTGCAACGACGACTGTCGGAAAGCTATCTGCACAAACTCCTCCGGCTTCCCGCCCCGTATTTCAAGAGCCGACGGGCCGGCGATCTGGTGAGCCGGCTCGACGATGTGCAGGAAATCCAGGGACTGGTCACCGCGGCCGCGGTCCGAGCGGCCATCGACATCGGTGTCGTCCTGTCCATCGGGATCTATCTTCTCGCGGCGAGCCCGATCCTTTTCCTGGTCCTCCTGCCTCCCGCAGCGATCAACCTGCTCAGCTCGTTCCTCCTTTATCCGCACATCCGGAATGCCGCGGAGGAAGCACTTCAGCGCGACGCCACCCTGAAGTCGGAGACCCTCACCATTCTGCAGGGGCACAGCGAACTGATCGGTTACGGAAAACGTGAATTCGCCTTCGACCGGATGGCGCGGGCACTGCGGCGCAGGGTCGCATCGGAGACACGCTTGGGGCGCCTGGAGAATCTCAACTCCGTTATCAAGGCGGGCAACCAGGGCGTTTTCACGATCGTGGTCGCCTGGGCGGGGCTGACACAAATGCTCTCCGGCTCACTCACCGTCGGTCAGGTCTTCGGCTTTCTGACCATGTCCGGCTACTTTCTCGGCTCCATGGACTCCGTCGCCTCCCTCCAGGTCACCGTCCAGCGCACCTCGGCCGCCCTCGGCCGCTATCGGGACGTGGTCCTCCAGCGGGACGACGCCCGTCAGGAACTGCCGGAGTCGGAAGCGCAGACACCGCTCGAACCGGCCGACCTCTCCGTCAGATCGCTGCGTTTCTCCTACGAGGGCTCCGGGCGCGACGCGCTCGCGGACTGCGACCTCGATGTCCCCCACGGCACGAGCGTGCTGCTGCGGGGCGCGAACGGATCGGGGAAGAGCACCCTGCTCGCCCTCCTGGCCGGGACGCACTCCGGCTATCGCGGGAACATCACCCTGGGCGGCGCCGAAGTCAGCCGGATCCGCGAGTCCGAGCTGCGCCGCCGCGTCCTCTACGTACCGGAGAACCCGGTACTGCTGACCGCGTCCCTGCGCGAGAACCTGACACTCGGCGTCCCCCACGACGAGGCCGACATCATCGAGGCCTGCCGCGTCGCCTGTTTCCTGGAAGTCCTCGAAACCCTCCCCGAAGGGCTCGACGAACCCGTACGGGACACGGGTGCGGGCCTGTCGCGGGGGCAGATCCAACGGCTCTCGATAGCCCGCGCCGTGCTGCACGCCCCGCAGGTCTATCTCTTCGACGAGTCGTTCAGCGGCATCGACCGCGAGACCTTCACCCGCGTCTGGGGTCACCTCCGAACCGTGAAGGGGACCAAGATCGTGGTCTCGCACGGCCATGTCCAGGACGTCACGTTCGACCTGAGCCACTCCATCGACTGA